One window from the genome of Rariglobus hedericola encodes:
- a CDS encoding sialate O-acetylesterase, with amino-acid sequence MNIARSFFLLLAIVSLAALPTQAQQPAPTLRLPAILSDHMVIQRDTPARVWGWAQPGETVTITLGQATATAKADDQGEWSATLAKLAASDASLEMIVKSGADTLTVRDILVGDVWVCSGQSNMAFQLANCADGPAELAKAQRPEMRFFQVPGVSSGTPLADTKGQWVVCTPATAKGFSAVGYYFGREIQQSQKVPVGLIGSNQGASRAQVWLSREALAADPDLNKIYLQPFAAILDNPEEAKAAHEKWMKEGGEKYQQDRRAWFSERFMADKKKEPFTKPMPQPPATPEPLNVTEQTGFSTVLFNARINPLVNFPIRGALWYQGEGNVNDALYDRLLSALITDWRTRWGIGDFPFLIVQLPNKSKQQRDPAEQLGGWAPIRERQFKVHQNLANVGIVASIDLGSTEDPIENNNLHPVEKENIGKRLALVAGHYPYGEKGEFSGPILGKSSIEGAKIELTFDHAADGLKIGTPPKTSLTPQPPVDELRGFAIAGADKKFVAAKAIIVAPDRVSVWSESVPKPAFVRYGWQLSPVVNLYNSADLPAFPFRTDTD; translated from the coding sequence ATGAACATCGCCCGCTCCTTCTTCCTGCTGCTCGCCATCGTCTCCCTCGCTGCTCTGCCAACGCAGGCGCAGCAACCCGCGCCAACACTCCGGCTGCCCGCGATCCTGAGCGACCACATGGTCATCCAACGCGACACGCCCGCGCGCGTCTGGGGCTGGGCCCAACCCGGCGAAACCGTGACCATCACCCTCGGTCAGGCCACCGCCACCGCCAAGGCCGACGACCAAGGCGAATGGTCCGCCACCTTGGCGAAGCTGGCCGCATCCGACGCTTCTCTCGAAATGATCGTCAAGAGTGGTGCCGACACGCTCACCGTGCGCGACATCCTGGTCGGCGACGTCTGGGTGTGTTCGGGTCAATCCAACATGGCGTTCCAACTCGCTAACTGCGCCGACGGCCCGGCGGAACTCGCCAAAGCCCAGCGCCCCGAAATGCGTTTCTTCCAGGTGCCCGGCGTTTCTTCCGGCACGCCCCTCGCCGACACCAAAGGCCAGTGGGTCGTGTGCACCCCGGCGACCGCCAAAGGCTTCTCCGCCGTCGGCTACTACTTCGGCCGCGAGATCCAGCAGTCGCAAAAAGTCCCCGTCGGCTTGATCGGCTCAAACCAAGGCGCCTCTCGCGCCCAAGTCTGGCTGAGCCGCGAGGCCCTCGCCGCCGATCCCGACCTGAACAAAATCTACCTCCAGCCCTTTGCGGCCATTCTGGACAATCCGGAAGAGGCGAAAGCCGCCCATGAAAAGTGGATGAAGGAAGGCGGCGAAAAATATCAGCAAGATCGCAGGGCATGGTTTTCCGAACGCTTCATGGCGGACAAAAAAAAGGAGCCCTTCACGAAACCCATGCCACAGCCGCCGGCGACGCCCGAGCCGCTCAACGTCACGGAACAAACCGGCTTCTCCACCGTGCTCTTCAACGCGCGCATTAATCCCTTGGTCAACTTCCCCATCCGCGGGGCGCTCTGGTATCAGGGCGAGGGCAACGTGAACGACGCCCTTTACGACCGCCTCCTCTCCGCCCTCATCACCGACTGGCGCACGCGTTGGGGCATCGGTGATTTTCCGTTCCTCATCGTCCAACTGCCCAACAAGAGCAAACAGCAGCGCGATCCCGCCGAGCAACTTGGCGGCTGGGCACCCATCCGCGAGCGGCAATTCAAAGTTCACCAGAACCTCGCCAACGTCGGCATCGTCGCGAGCATTGATCTCGGCTCGACGGAAGACCCGATTGAAAACAACAACCTGCACCCGGTTGAAAAAGAGAACATCGGCAAACGCCTCGCCCTCGTCGCCGGACACTACCCCTATGGTGAAAAAGGCGAGTTCAGCGGCCCCATCCTCGGAAAATCGAGCATCGAAGGCGCAAAGATCGAGCTCACCTTTGATCACGCGGCCGACGGCCTGAAGATCGGCACGCCGCCTAAAACCTCGCTCACGCCGCAACCGCCCGTCGACGAGCTGCGCGGTTTCGCGATCGCCGGAGCCGACAAAAAATTCGTCGCCGCCAAGGCGATCATCGTGGCACCGGACCGCGTGTCGGTCTGGAGCGAGTCGGTCCCCAAGCCCGCATTCGTCCGCTACGGCTGGCAGTTAAGCCCCGTGGTCAATCTCTACAACAGCGCCGACCTCCCCGCCTTCCCCTTCCGCACGGACACCGACTGA
- a CDS encoding NUDIX hydrolase, which yields MPTLNDSYTHCPLCGSPDYTREPQGRRHCRACDHREFNNPIVAVAALILDPSGRLLLIRRARNPGLGLLAMPGGFVDDGESLEQAVQREITEEIGLVLTDVGYLCSHPNRYTYRELTRPVCDVFFHARAASFDVILQRDEVSDWLLRPPAEIDPRELAFDSMRHALAVFQIQSVSVRKGKAGRSALL from the coding sequence ATGCCCACGCTCAACGACTCCTATACGCATTGTCCGCTTTGCGGCTCGCCGGATTACACCCGCGAGCCGCAGGGCCGCCGGCACTGTCGCGCCTGCGACCATCGCGAATTCAATAATCCCATTGTCGCCGTCGCGGCTCTTATTCTCGATCCGTCCGGCCGTTTGCTGCTCATTCGTCGCGCCCGCAATCCCGGGCTGGGACTGCTCGCGATGCCGGGCGGTTTTGTGGATGATGGAGAGTCTTTGGAGCAGGCTGTCCAACGGGAAATCACTGAAGAAATCGGCCTTGTGCTCACCGATGTGGGCTATCTCTGCTCGCATCCCAATCGATACACTTATCGCGAGCTCACCCGTCCCGTATGCGATGTTTTTTTTCATGCACGAGCCGCGTCGTTCGACGTCATCCTTCAGCGAGATGAGGTCTCCGACTGGTTGCTGCGTCCGCCAGCGGAAATTGATCCCCGCGAGCTTGCCTTCGATTCCATGCGCCATGCGCTCGCCGTCTTTCAAATTCAGTCGGTGTCCGTGCGGAAGGGGAAGGCGGGGAGGTCGGCGCTGTTGTAG
- the deoC gene encoding deoxyribose-phosphate aldolase, whose amino-acid sequence MTQPTLTQLAKMIDHSLLHPTMSDADVLAGCRLSRDYGVATACVKPYSIRAALDVFAGTDVMACAVIGFPHGNSTTGIKVIEAEAAALAGAREIDMVVNNGKVKSGDWTYVEREIDLINQATVAAGSILKVIFENDYLTNEEIIRLCEICSKVNVAFVKTSTGYGFVKQSDGQYNYKGATHEHLRLMRKHTAAHIQIKAAGGVRTLDELLAVRELGVTRIGATATKAMLNEAIARGFAGALPNPHLGGVSSSVAAPAGY is encoded by the coding sequence ATGACTCAACCCACCCTCACTCAACTGGCCAAGATGATCGATCACTCTCTCCTGCATCCGACGATGTCGGACGCGGACGTTTTGGCTGGATGCCGGCTTTCCCGCGACTACGGCGTCGCCACCGCCTGTGTTAAACCGTATTCCATTCGTGCGGCACTCGATGTTTTCGCGGGCACCGATGTCATGGCCTGCGCCGTCATCGGATTTCCTCACGGTAACAGCACCACGGGCATCAAGGTGATCGAGGCCGAGGCAGCCGCTCTCGCCGGAGCCCGCGAAATCGATATGGTTGTCAACAACGGCAAAGTGAAAAGTGGCGACTGGACTTACGTGGAGCGAGAGATCGACCTCATCAACCAGGCCACGGTAGCCGCCGGCTCGATCCTCAAGGTCATCTTCGAAAACGACTACCTGACCAACGAGGAGATCATCCGTTTGTGCGAGATCTGTTCCAAGGTGAATGTCGCCTTCGTGAAAACGTCCACCGGCTACGGTTTCGTCAAGCAGAGCGACGGGCAATACAACTACAAGGGTGCCACCCACGAGCATCTCCGGCTGATGCGCAAACACACCGCCGCCCACATTCAGATCAAGGCGGCAGGCGGTGTTCGCACGCTTGACGAATTACTTGCCGTGCGCGAACTCGGCGTCACCCGAATCGGCGCCACCGCCACCAAGGCCATGCTCAATGAGGCCATTGCACGCGGCTTTGCGGGAGCCTTGCCGAATCCGCATCTGGGAGGAGTTTCCTCGTCTGTCGCCGCGCCTGCCGGCTATTGA
- a CDS encoding helix-turn-helix transcriptional regulator, producing MLKKQRYHRVHTGHRRMAVQPVFADFHRLEMNASQEYPRHRHANYEAILVERGPYLCELNGRELQLEAGEVLIIKPGDWHADHLRAGQRHFVLHFTLEAAEGRRAPDLFTAGARAEDQVARGDFKRDARLLHEIQVEAEAGADYAAAVQDGLLAALFWRWTRGLPERGLSGPWRALPADEARRQEIAELLGRHVTKNPTVAELAQALAISPRQFSTQCRMLLGTSPAKLLLELKLREAEAMLRYQGRRVSEVSEALGFANPFHFSRVCRRAWGHAPSAVKTR from the coding sequence ATGCTGAAAAAACAACGTTATCATCGCGTGCATACGGGCCATCGGCGCATGGCGGTTCAGCCGGTTTTTGCCGACTTCCACCGCCTGGAGATGAATGCCTCCCAAGAGTATCCAAGACACCGGCATGCGAATTATGAAGCGATCTTGGTGGAACGCGGGCCTTATCTCTGCGAACTGAACGGACGGGAGCTGCAACTGGAGGCAGGAGAGGTATTGATCATAAAACCGGGCGACTGGCATGCGGACCACCTGAGGGCGGGACAACGGCATTTCGTTTTGCACTTCACTCTGGAGGCGGCCGAAGGAAGACGCGCACCGGATCTATTCACGGCAGGTGCGCGGGCGGAAGATCAGGTGGCGCGCGGGGATTTTAAGCGAGACGCGCGTTTGCTCCATGAGATCCAAGTGGAGGCGGAGGCGGGCGCCGATTATGCGGCGGCAGTGCAAGACGGACTGCTGGCGGCATTATTTTGGCGATGGACACGCGGGTTGCCGGAACGCGGATTAAGCGGACCCTGGCGGGCTTTGCCTGCGGACGAAGCCCGACGCCAAGAAATAGCGGAGCTGCTGGGCAGGCACGTGACCAAAAATCCGACCGTGGCCGAACTGGCTCAGGCATTGGCCATAAGCCCGCGTCAATTTAGCACGCAATGCCGGATGTTACTGGGGACCTCGCCCGCAAAGCTACTGCTCGAACTTAAACTAAGGGAGGCCGAGGCCATGCTCCGTTATCAAGGACGGCGGGTAAGCGAAGTCAGCGAGGCCTTGGGCTTCGCGAACCCATTTCATTTTTCACGCGTGTGCCGACGCGCCTGGGGTCACGCACCGAGTGCGGTGAAAACACGCTGA
- a CDS encoding heparinase II/III domain-containing protein, with protein MKYFFYRAVAFFLAGTCLVFPAELSSGSAGATRAKWTGSFPAPTLVDDLDLPQTPVTAGYTVARPRLLFSAMDRDELRRKARENPALWQPVLNNARRVLDPAATPSPEDVTHGKTYWRIECVQSAALAWFVTGETRYRDGAIRWLLAHCREPVWGTNFRPNIDLQASWYLYYLSVAYDLLHGEMSRADATVIRAGLAAHAKAIFDDFDPVARTAAIRYDQNHTYTPTVALIAASLALLGEEPAADMWLERARAVLRRCRYVLGEDGYYYEGVGYWIYALHWHVRAAELLGRATGEKLMELPALRDNWRYALHLSLPGKPWAFDVGDTGLWKGDHQRPDIRVTGSSLLWSVARATGSRESRAAADLLGMRLPETDGASSAFLWFDNRHEPRPLAEIAPYHYFQDHGVVAWRSGWGTGDTAMLFRCGPPLGHAAAAKLGQLKDWVPNAGHVHADIGAFYLYAKGAYLAVGTGYTAEKWTRDHNTLLVDGKGQAMDGAYHNEHGVPYEQLDGARIDRVSLTKDYGFASGEFGGAYTRQVKNVNLRRSVLTTARWMLVADDFRAEDGAARRLTWLCHADAPFVAEPTASGFSHIARLPQAGLAVLTLTPVAEGLNAEASDTVVMAGMAPGKGRAEKHGYQLALTQRDPAVAIRFVNLLVPLAQGEAPPVVEGVIAKQEEKTISFGLKWPDGRTERVRVDLGWTPGKSSETGPVEIAPR; from the coding sequence ATGAAATACTTCTTTTACCGCGCGGTGGCGTTTTTTTTGGCCGGCACCTGTCTGGTTTTTCCGGCGGAGCTTTCTTCAGGAAGCGCGGGCGCGACGCGTGCGAAGTGGACTGGTAGTTTTCCTGCGCCGACGCTGGTTGACGACCTCGACCTGCCACAAACGCCCGTCACGGCCGGCTATACCGTCGCGCGCCCGCGGTTGTTGTTTTCCGCGATGGATCGCGATGAGCTCCGGCGCAAGGCGCGCGAAAATCCCGCGCTGTGGCAGCCGGTGCTTAACAACGCGCGACGCGTGCTCGATCCCGCCGCCACACCCTCTCCGGAGGACGTGACGCATGGGAAAACCTATTGGCGCATCGAATGCGTGCAGTCCGCAGCGCTCGCCTGGTTTGTCACCGGCGAGACACGCTATCGCGACGGAGCGATCCGCTGGTTGCTGGCGCACTGCCGCGAACCGGTATGGGGAACCAACTTCCGGCCGAATATCGATCTTCAGGCATCGTGGTATCTCTACTATCTCTCGGTCGCTTACGATCTGTTGCACGGCGAGATGAGTAGAGCCGATGCGACCGTGATTCGCGCGGGGCTCGCTGCGCACGCGAAGGCGATTTTCGACGATTTTGACCCGGTCGCACGGACGGCGGCGATCCGCTACGATCAGAACCACACCTATACGCCGACCGTCGCGCTGATCGCCGCCTCGCTGGCCTTGCTCGGCGAGGAACCGGCGGCGGACATGTGGCTTGAGCGGGCGCGCGCGGTGTTGCGCCGCTGCCGCTATGTGCTGGGCGAAGACGGCTATTATTACGAAGGCGTCGGCTACTGGATTTATGCGCTGCACTGGCACGTGCGGGCTGCCGAACTGCTTGGCCGCGCCACCGGCGAGAAATTGATGGAGCTGCCCGCGCTGCGCGACAACTGGCGCTACGCTCTGCACCTCTCGCTGCCCGGGAAACCCTGGGCCTTCGACGTGGGAGACACCGGACTTTGGAAAGGCGACCATCAACGCCCCGATATCCGCGTGACCGGTTCCTCGCTGCTCTGGAGCGTGGCCCGCGCCACCGGTTCGCGCGAGAGTCGCGCCGCCGCTGATCTGCTCGGGATGCGCTTGCCCGAGACGGACGGCGCCTCGTCGGCCTTCCTCTGGTTCGACAACCGGCACGAGCCGCGGCCGCTCGCGGAGATCGCGCCGTATCACTATTTCCAGGACCACGGCGTCGTTGCGTGGCGCTCGGGCTGGGGCACGGGTGACACCGCGATGCTTTTCCGCTGCGGTCCGCCGCTGGGGCACGCCGCCGCGGCCAAGCTCGGCCAGCTCAAGGACTGGGTTCCCAACGCCGGCCATGTCCACGCCGACATCGGTGCGTTTTATCTCTACGCCAAAGGAGCCTATCTCGCGGTTGGCACCGGCTACACGGCGGAGAAATGGACGCGCGATCACAACACGCTGCTGGTGGACGGTAAGGGGCAGGCGATGGACGGAGCGTATCACAACGAGCACGGCGTGCCTTACGAGCAGCTCGACGGGGCCCGCATCGACCGCGTGAGCTTGACCAAGGACTACGGCTTCGCGTCCGGCGAGTTTGGGGGCGCCTACACGCGCCAAGTTAAAAACGTGAACCTGCGCCGCAGCGTTCTGACGACCGCCCGCTGGATGCTGGTCGCGGACGATTTCCGCGCGGAAGACGGGGCGGCGCGCCGGCTCACGTGGCTTTGCCACGCCGATGCGCCCTTTGTGGCGGAGCCGACTGCTTCCGGGTTTTCGCACATCGCACGTCTTCCGCAGGCCGGCCTCGCGGTGTTGACGCTCACGCCCGTCGCCGAGGGGTTGAATGCGGAGGCGTCCGACACGGTGGTCATGGCCGGCATGGCCCCGGGAAAAGGGCGGGCGGAGAAACATGGTTATCAACTCGCGCTCACCCAACGCGACCCGGCGGTCGCGATACGGTTCGTCAACCTGCTGGTGCCGCTCGCCCAAGGCGAGGCGCCGCCAGTCGTTGAAGGCGTCATCGCCAAGCAGGAGGAGAAGACGATTTCTTTCGGTTTGAAATGGCCCGATGGCAGAACGGAACGCGTGCGAGTGGACCTGGGCTGGACACCAGGGAAAAGCAGCGAAACGGGTCCGGTGGAAATCGCCCCGCGTTGA